A stretch of DNA from Candidatus Pantoea bituminis:
TGCGTCAGCTGGCGTACGAAGCTGATGATTTCCTGATTTTGTCCGTGCTCGAACAGGCAATGTTGGAAACGTGGGCCGCTCACTGCGGTGCGCACCAGTTCAGGATCGATAGCGCGCAGCGTATCCAGATAGTTCTCTTTAATCACTGCCGCTTTAACCTGATTCAGCAAGCCAGCGTTACGCACCTGTGGCTCTTTACGCTCAGGTGGATAGCCCAGCCCTTTTTCGCCGGTAAAGGCTTTCTCAAAGATAAAGCGCAGGTTAAGTTCCGCACCCCAGCCAAAGCCTTTGGCAAACGGCAGCGACAGCGCATTACCGTTGTTAATTTGCGCAAA
This window harbors:
- a CDS encoding RpiB/LacA/LacB family sugar-phosphate isomerase, with the translated sequence MKIALMMENSQAAKNATVVKELEGVAQPLGHQVFNVGMSDEQDHHLTYIHLGIQASVLLNSQAVDFVVAGCGTGQGALMSLNIHPGVVCGYCIDPADAYLFAQINNGNALSLPFAKGFGWGAELNLRFIFEKAFTGEKGLGYPPERKEPQVRNAGLLNQVKAAVIKENYLDTLRAIDPELVRTAVSGPRFQHCLFEHGQNQEIISFVRQLTQ